A genomic segment from bacterium encodes:
- a CDS encoding NHL repeat-containing protein produces MQKKLSGRGVSGVAVNSAGDIFITDSANGRIEVRDKNGKFKYQIDKFENKYKNELVSPTHPRINSKDELYVLDPLIGKAHRFNAQGDYLGSFGRVFLAASGLAIDKYDRIYVIDMFFNAVQVFDRGGEILFSLCDEKGEGLYIPYPTGLAVDNENLIYIGCNDGGWCVKVLEIK; encoded by the coding sequence ATGCAGAAAAAACTCAGCGGCAGAGGAGTTTCCGGGGTAGCTGTAAACAGCGCAGGAGATATTTTTATTACCGACAGTGCGAATGGGCGAATCGAGGTCAGGGATAAAAACGGTAAATTTAAATATCAGATAGATAAATTCGAAAATAAATACAAGAATGAACTTGTTTCACCGACACATCCAAGGATCAATAGTAAAGACGAGCTTTATGTTTTAGACCCTTTAATCGGAAAGGCGCATCGTTTTAACGCTCAAGGTGATTATCTAGGCAGTTTTGGAAGGGTTTTCCTGGCGGCTTCAGGATTAGCCATAGATAAATATGACAGGATATATGTCATAGATATGTTTTTCAATGCTGTGCAGGTCTTTGACAGGGGTGGAGAAATTTTATTCTCGTTATGCGATGAAAAAGGCGAGGGCCTTTATATCCCTTATCCGACGGGTCTGGCGGTGGATAACGAAAATCTTATTTATATCGGATGCAATGATGGTGGCTGGTGCGTCAAGGTTCTGGAGATAAAATGA
- a CDS encoding ankyrin repeat domain-containing protein produces the protein MKRTVHSLFLVYLIFSFKTNSGYAGFDNSPHNIMAWFNYSRGGFPNKKAKCEICHGYNEFIHFFKYRDDTSNTYGRIAILCWKCHGNNLFLGRTEPVVYNEIFKPLDKNYKPSAGDMDSHPSRGTGSGSDIKILKNTYIPYILEWPYTGGWNDGKNTEDIECTTCHNVHDWNSRWDTRDGKRKFLREAVYYESGGMAFNFCANCHFIRDNETGNKHLTEIKMKISADMIKPFYSAEGLDEKGVDRGGRAVWDSASPPAGEFLGPRLYNNVIICQTCHTPHGAARDTDTAGLRKRSLLAINSKMDSTENILLVLENARTQLFYPDLNRELLYASGKGDFETVKALLEKGADANTEDRKGNTVLIRAVLSGNSKTVKILLEKGADANVKDMYGNTVLICAIQSGKIDIVKILVEKGADVNAKGPLFFAVWRKEDIMRFLLENGADVNAKNKDGATVLMYAVQAGGRIDIVKILLEKGADVNVKDNYGLTIFDYADRRHDITIINALRGNK, from the coding sequence ATGAAAAGAACAGTTCATTCACTCTTTTTAGTTTATTTAATATTTTCTTTTAAAACCAATAGTGGTTACGCGGGATTTGATAATAGCCCTCACAATATCATGGCATGGTTTAATTATTCCCGGGGCGGTTTTCCTAACAAAAAGGCTAAATGTGAAATTTGCCATGGTTATAATGAATTTATACATTTTTTTAAATATAGAGATGATACAAGTAATACATACGGGCGAATCGCGATTCTTTGTTGGAAATGCCATGGCAATAATCTGTTTCTGGGGAGGACCGAACCCGTGGTTTATAATGAAATTTTTAAACCTTTAGACAAAAATTACAAACCATCCGCCGGCGATATGGATTCTCATCCCTCAAGAGGTACCGGTTCAGGAAGCGATATCAAAATATTAAAAAATACTTATATCCCATATATATTGGAATGGCCGTACACAGGCGGCTGGAATGACGGGAAAAACACTGAAGACATAGAATGCACTACCTGTCACAATGTTCATGACTGGAATTCAAGATGGGACACGCGGGACGGGAAGAGAAAATTTTTGAGAGAGGCCGTTTATTATGAATCAGGCGGCATGGCGTTTAATTTCTGCGCTAATTGCCATTTTATCAGGGACAATGAAACGGGCAACAAGCATTTAACAGAGATAAAAATGAAAATTTCAGCGGATATGATAAAACCTTTTTATTCGGCTGAAGGTCTGGATGAAAAAGGCGTCGATAGAGGCGGCAGGGCGGTTTGGGACTCGGCATCCCCACCGGCCGGAGAATTTTTAGGCCCAAGGTTGTATAACAATGTCATAATTTGCCAGACTTGTCATACGCCCCACGGAGCGGCTCGTGATACGGATACCGCGGGTTTGAGAAAAAGAAGCCTTTTGGCGATAAACAGCAAGATGGACAGTACTGAAAATATACTGTTAGTTTTAGAAAATGCCAGAACGCAACTTTTTTATCCTGATCTGAATAGAGAATTATTATATGCGTCCGGAAAAGGGGACTTTGAAACTGTAAAAGCCTTGCTTGAAAAAGGCGCTGACGCAAATACTGAAGATAGAAAGGGAAACACAGTTCTTATCCGGGCGGTTTTGAGCGGCAACAGCAAGACAGTGAAAATTCTGCTGGAAAAAGGCGCGGATGCGAATGTAAAAGATATGTACGGTAACACCGTTTTAATATGCGCGATTCAAAGTGGCAAGATTGACATAGTAAAAATTTTGGTGGAAAAGGGTGCGGATGTAAATGCGAAAGGTCCTTTATTCTTTGCTGTCTGGAGAAAAGAAGACATAATGCGATTTTTACTGGAGAATGGCGCTGATGTTAACGCAAAAAATAAAGACGGTGCGACTGTTTTAATGTATGCGGTTCAAGCTGGGGGTAGGATTGACATAGTAAAAATTCTGCTTGAAAAAGGCGCGGATGTGAATGTGAAAGATAATTACGGATTGACAATTTTTGATTACGCAGATAGAAGGCATGATATTACTATTATTAATGCTTTAAGGGGAAATAAGTAA